A stretch of Candidatus Nezhaarchaeota archaeon DNA encodes these proteins:
- the lysW/argW gene encoding alpha-aminoadipate/glutamate carrier protein LysW/ArgW, whose protein sequence is MRTKCPECDGEIEVPSDAVSGEIVSCPDCGQEYEVEVVKGRPELKVAERLKEDWGE, encoded by the coding sequence ATGAGGACTAAGTGCCCAGAGTGTGATGGTGAGATCGAGGTCCCCAGCGACGCAGTAAGCGGCGAGATCGTTAGCTGCCCCGACTGCGGCCAGGAGTACGAAGTAGAGGTAGTTAAGGGTAGGCCTGAGCTTAAGGTAGCTGAGCGGCTAAAGGAAGACTGGGGAGAGTAG
- a CDS encoding B12-binding domain-containing radical SAM protein, with translation MRGGGFKVVLTADRTLMSDYGGGLFLGFLSTAPRRGLPLLHPFILFNFFIRPVPVGEDGRAVLAPNGLRRIEAALIASGYFSEEEVAVVPPSKLRHAVGPSTKVIGVSTFDPLGLGPSSSTLAGPYGAIHEEPMSAWMFRGLVKSKVVQGARKRGAKLIVGGPGAWQIRKEEAAELGIDVVVVGEAELIAPKLFKEVSEGFVKGPTIIEVPPSMAPGENEIPRLRGATVGGLVEISRGCGRGCAFCLPTLRKLRHRPLDDILEDVRVNVRAGRRVVCLHAEDVLRYGAGALSIEPDKVLRLFRAVSMVKGVRGAGVSHASLSSIASSPSLIEELSQVLGLTRRLWMGFQTGIETGSPRLMGRLMRMKPYPYRPEDWPEVVEEAFAICADNYWVPCATLIINLPGEEAEDVEATIELVKRLRRYKSLVVPLLYVPPLGSKHKPMRLIEDATPLHLELYRLVLSHDLEWLVELADDYAKNLNAIASIAVKRLARLFKGYIERRLANLAKVDLATVAAKGLSQQHLGSR, from the coding sequence GTGCGCGGGGGCGGCTTCAAGGTCGTCCTAACCGCGGATAGGACGTTAATGAGTGACTATGGAGGAGGGCTCTTCTTAGGCTTCTTATCAACTGCCCCTAGGCGAGGCCTCCCCCTACTACATCCATTCATACTCTTTAACTTCTTCATCAGGCCGGTCCCGGTTGGCGAGGATGGGAGGGCAGTGCTAGCTCCAAACGGGCTAAGGAGGATTGAGGCGGCGCTAATCGCCAGCGGCTACTTTAGTGAAGAAGAAGTAGCAGTAGTTCCTCCAAGCAAGCTAAGGCACGCAGTAGGGCCTAGCACTAAAGTGATAGGCGTATCTACCTTCGACCCTCTTGGGCTAGGCCCTTCGTCATCCACCCTGGCTGGGCCGTACGGAGCAATACACGAAGAGCCCATGTCGGCTTGGATGTTCAGGGGGCTAGTAAAAAGTAAGGTGGTTCAGGGGGCTAGGAAGAGGGGGGCTAAGCTGATTGTCGGAGGGCCAGGTGCTTGGCAGATTCGTAAAGAAGAGGCGGCTGAGCTAGGGATAGACGTAGTAGTTGTAGGAGAGGCTGAGCTAATCGCGCCCAAGCTCTTCAAGGAGGTCTCAGAGGGGTTTGTCAAGGGGCCGACGATAATCGAGGTACCGCCATCAATGGCGCCGGGCGAGAATGAAATCCCGAGGCTTAGGGGGGCTACTGTCGGTGGGCTTGTAGAAATCTCAAGAGGCTGCGGTAGGGGCTGTGCGTTCTGCTTACCTACGCTACGTAAGCTTAGACACCGTCCGCTAGACGACATACTAGAGGATGTAAGAGTGAACGTTAGAGCGGGGAGGAGGGTCGTCTGCCTCCACGCTGAAGACGTACTGCGCTACGGAGCCGGCGCCTTAAGCATAGAGCCAGACAAGGTGTTAAGGCTCTTCAGGGCCGTGTCTATGGTGAAGGGGGTGAGGGGGGCTGGAGTAAGCCATGCCTCACTGTCCTCGATAGCTTCGTCGCCAAGCCTGATTGAAGAGCTGAGCCAAGTGCTAGGGCTGACGCGTAGGCTGTGGATGGGCTTCCAGACTGGCATAGAGACAGGTAGCCCTAGGTTGATGGGGAGGCTGATGAGGATGAAGCCATACCCATACAGGCCTGAGGACTGGCCAGAGGTAGTTGAAGAGGCCTTCGCCATCTGCGCTGATAACTACTGGGTCCCTTGCGCAACACTAATCATAAACCTTCCCGGGGAGGAGGCTGAGGACGTAGAGGCTACCATCGAGCTCGTCAAGAGGCTGAGGCGGTATAAGAGCTTAGTGGTTCCCTTGCTCTACGTCCCCCCGCTAGGCTCTAAGCATAAGCCAATGAGGCTGATCGAAGACGCTACCCCGCTGCACTTAGAGCTATATCGGCTAGTGCTTAGCCACGACTTAGAGTGGCTCGTCGAGCTAGCGGACGACTACGCTAAGAACCTAAACGCAATAGCTAGCATCGCGGTTAAGAGGCTAGCTAGGTTGTTTAAGGGGTACATTGAGCGTAGGCTAGCTAACCTAGCTAAGGTGGACTTAGCCACCGTTGCTGCGAAGGGCCTCTCTCAACAGCACTTAGGCTCACGCTGA
- a CDS encoding carbohydrate kinase family protein, with product MRAGEVRAAFIGHVSVDKVVNPRGERVQPGGAALYAAMASKALGCNPLLVTAIGYDYYFKELLFANFPSQGIKVVRLPSTRFEIVYDESWRARYAKVEIGAGSRIAVRDVLKPLVFRRDFVHIAPVRPLKALRIVEALKREAPGLTVSINTCSHYLEGDSRNRAAILKAVEEADIAILSDEELKLLTGVEAIVAAARKIKAKTLVVTLGEVGALIKQGGAVELTPALTVLAKQPVDVTGAGDTWSGAFLTAYFISEGNLHKATVAASILSAIKCSAWNFEALRGLRLKSLDEVIELATSVKEPVQLTKWLKEGGGA from the coding sequence TTGAGGGCGGGCGAAGTAAGGGCTGCCTTCATAGGGCACGTCTCAGTGGACAAGGTAGTTAACCCTAGGGGCGAGAGGGTTCAGCCTGGAGGAGCTGCGCTCTACGCAGCCATGGCGTCGAAGGCTCTCGGCTGCAACCCTCTCTTAGTTACGGCGATAGGCTACGACTACTATTTCAAGGAGCTTCTGTTCGCGAACTTTCCTTCGCAAGGGATCAAGGTAGTGAGGCTCCCCTCGACTAGGTTTGAGATAGTCTACGACGAGTCTTGGAGGGCTAGGTACGCCAAGGTAGAGATCGGAGCTGGCTCGCGCATAGCTGTGAGGGACGTGCTCAAGCCCCTAGTCTTTAGGAGGGACTTTGTGCACATAGCCCCGGTGAGGCCCTTAAAGGCCCTGCGCATAGTAGAGGCCTTAAAGAGAGAGGCCCCTGGGCTGACCGTGTCAATAAATACTTGCTCCCACTACCTAGAGGGCGACTCTCGCAATAGGGCCGCGATACTGAAGGCGGTGGAGGAGGCCGACATAGCCATACTGAGCGACGAGGAGCTGAAGCTGCTCACAGGCGTTGAGGCCATAGTGGCAGCGGCGAGGAAGATTAAGGCCAAGACCCTCGTAGTTACGCTAGGCGAAGTGGGAGCCTTAATTAAGCAGGGAGGGGCTGTAGAGCTCACTCCGGCCTTAACCGTCCTCGCTAAGCAGCCAGTTGACGTCACAGGGGCGGGGGATACTTGGAGCGGGGCTTTTCTAACCGCCTACTTCATCTCGGAGGGGAACCTACACAAGGCCACCGTGGCCGCGAGCATACTATCAGCTATAAAGTGCTCAGCTTGGAACTTCGAGGCCTTGAGGGGGCTTAGGCTTAAGAGCCTAGACGAGGTCATAGAGCTAGCGACGTCAGTAAAGGAGCCCGTCCAGCTAACTAAGTGGCTTAAGGAGGGCGGGGGCGCTTAG
- a CDS encoding 5-formyltetrahydrofolate cyclo-ligase: MSPHPPASTGLAVEKQRVREYVWSLLEQRGVALPPLPCRGRVPNFRGADVAALRLRGVKEYVEAEVVLVNPDSPQFYVRRMALLDGKKVLMPTPRLKRGFLLIDPARVKGRIDEASTIRGAFIHGVKVPSVGSVDFVVEGSVAVDLDGHRLGKGGGYGDVEIRMAREANPGVKVATTVHSLQVLPSVPAGEGDEGVDYIATERALYVVGGVVLA; this comes from the coding sequence ATGTCCCCCCACCCTCCCGCCTCCACAGGGCTAGCTGTTGAGAAGCAGCGGGTGAGGGAGTATGTATGGAGCCTCCTTGAGCAGCGCGGCGTCGCCCTACCCCCTCTCCCATGCCGCGGCCGCGTGCCTAACTTTAGAGGGGCTGACGTAGCGGCCCTTAGGCTTAGGGGCGTTAAGGAGTATGTTGAAGCAGAGGTAGTCTTGGTCAACCCAGATTCCCCCCAGTTCTACGTTAGGAGGATGGCCCTCCTAGATGGGAAGAAGGTGCTCATGCCCACCCCTCGCTTAAAGCGGGGCTTCCTACTAATCGACCCAGCTAGGGTTAAGGGGAGGATAGACGAGGCCTCGACAATAAGGGGGGCGTTTATCCATGGGGTTAAGGTGCCTAGCGTAGGTAGCGTGGACTTCGTCGTAGAGGGCAGCGTAGCTGTAGATTTAGACGGGCATAGGCTTGGGAAGGGGGGTGGGTATGGAGACGTGGAGATAAGGATGGCTAGGGAGGCTAACCCCGGAGTCAAGGTGGCTACGACAGTACACAGCCTCCAGGTACTGCCTAGCGTGCCGGCGGGCGAGGGTGATGAGGGGGTTGACTACATAGCTACGGAGAGGGCCCTCTACGTAGTCGGGGGCGTGGTTTTAGCCTAA
- a CDS encoding aspartate aminotransferase family protein, translated as MLASVFEVEDRHLAPTYQKLPVALVRGRGCYVWDVEGRRYLDCTSSYGVALLGHCHPKVVEAIKRQAEVLITCHGSLYSEARAAFLERLFKLMPRSLSRAFLSNSGAEAVECALKLARKYTGRREVVAMVKSYHGKTMGALSATWDPKYRSPFEPLVPGFKFVPYGRADKLREAVSENTAAVVLEPIQGEGGVNIPPRDYLKQVRELCDERGALMILDEVQTGLGRTGRMWAFEHFNAIPDVVCLAKAVAGGIPMGVTVAREDVMNSLKVGEHSTTFGGNPLACSAASAVLDVIVEEKLPERAWEVGSYFRNRLQEELRDVRLVREVRGIGLMLAVELRLGVIPRVMSSLASGGLLALYSGLNIVRLLPPLIISRSEVEEAVEKIKLALIEEQATLQAMGRDLGST; from the coding sequence ATGTTAGCTAGCGTCTTCGAGGTTGAGGACCGCCACCTAGCTCCTACTTACCAGAAGCTCCCTGTGGCCTTAGTGAGGGGCAGGGGCTGCTACGTATGGGATGTGGAGGGCCGTAGGTACTTAGACTGCACGTCTAGCTATGGAGTAGCTCTCCTAGGCCACTGCCACCCAAAGGTTGTTGAGGCTATTAAGCGACAGGCTGAGGTGCTCATAACGTGCCATGGCTCACTGTACAGCGAGGCTCGCGCAGCCTTCTTAGAGAGGCTCTTTAAGCTAATGCCGCGCAGCCTAAGCAGGGCCTTCCTCTCTAATAGCGGCGCTGAAGCTGTTGAGTGCGCCTTGAAGCTCGCTAGGAAGTACACTGGGAGGAGGGAGGTAGTGGCCATGGTTAAGTCCTACCACGGCAAGACCATGGGCGCCCTATCTGCCACTTGGGACCCTAAGTACAGGTCTCCCTTCGAGCCCCTAGTGCCTGGCTTTAAGTTCGTACCCTATGGAAGGGCTGATAAGCTACGTGAGGCAGTAAGCGAGAACACGGCGGCCGTGGTCTTGGAGCCTATCCAGGGGGAGGGCGGCGTAAACATTCCTCCTAGAGATTACTTAAAGCAGGTCAGGGAGCTTTGCGATGAGCGAGGCGCGCTAATGATACTGGATGAAGTTCAGACAGGGCTCGGTAGGACTGGCAGGATGTGGGCTTTTGAGCACTTCAACGCCATCCCGGACGTCGTGTGCTTAGCTAAGGCTGTAGCTGGAGGCATCCCTATGGGGGTCACCGTGGCGAGGGAGGACGTAATGAATAGCCTGAAAGTAGGTGAGCACAGCACTACTTTCGGCGGGAACCCGCTCGCTTGCTCCGCGGCTTCAGCCGTCCTCGACGTAATTGTTGAAGAAAAGCTCCCTGAGAGGGCGTGGGAAGTTGGAAGCTACTTTAGGAATAGGCTTCAGGAAGAGCTTAGAGACGTGCGGCTGGTACGTGAAGTTAGGGGGATTGGATTAATGTTAGCTGTAGAGCTAAGGCTGGGGGTAATCCCCCGGGTCATGTCCTCCTTGGCCTCGGGAGGGCTGCTAGCTCTATACTCAGGGCTGAACATCGTACGCCTACTACCGCCACTCATTATCTCTCGGAGCGAGGTAGAGGAGGCTGTTGAGAAGATTAAGCTAGCGCTAATCGAAGAGCAGGCTACCCTGCAAGCTATGGGTAGGGACTTAGGCTCTACTTAA
- a CDS encoding M20/M25/M40 family metallo-hydrolase, whose translation MESFALSLLKSMVSIYSPTGSEERLASFLKEELARLGFKAHVDAVGNVVAELGQGPAVLLCGHMDTVEGRLPVKVVDGRLYGRGAVDAKGPLASMIVASKLYASNSPRLKLVLACVVDEEGYGEGIKHLVNTLEQPQYAFFGEPSDTYGVTVGYRGSLLAQLFFKTKKGHLASQGLFTNALELAVDAWGRLKEETSKRSRPESRFYSLEASLIKLASPRTLGVVPFRATALVNLRTPPSVTCRDVAELLEQVVGSLLSSREGVEGGVRVIDCVEAFREPYTSPPVRALQRAIIKQLGRKPKLLLKTGTGDVNVAKRSWPIPMAVYGPGDSRLDHTDEENIVLQDYLDSIRVCAEALKQLEQIHFATAKLSSA comes from the coding sequence TTGGAGTCGTTCGCGCTCAGCCTCCTCAAGTCCATGGTTAGTATCTACAGCCCCACCGGTAGTGAGGAGAGGTTGGCCTCCTTTCTTAAAGAAGAGCTAGCTAGGCTTGGCTTTAAGGCGCACGTAGACGCAGTAGGTAACGTAGTAGCTGAGCTAGGGCAGGGGCCCGCAGTACTGCTGTGCGGCCACATGGACACTGTTGAGGGCAGGCTGCCGGTCAAGGTGGTCGACGGACGCCTCTACGGTAGGGGGGCGGTGGATGCTAAGGGCCCGCTGGCCTCGATGATAGTGGCCTCGAAGCTCTATGCCTCCAATAGCCCTCGCCTCAAGCTAGTCTTAGCCTGCGTGGTAGATGAAGAGGGATACGGCGAGGGGATTAAGCACTTAGTTAATACTCTTGAGCAGCCTCAATACGCTTTCTTCGGGGAGCCTAGCGATACCTACGGGGTAACCGTAGGTTACCGCGGCAGCCTCCTCGCTCAGCTCTTCTTTAAGACTAAGAAGGGCCACTTAGCCTCCCAGGGGCTGTTTACTAATGCCTTAGAGCTCGCTGTTGACGCCTGGGGTAGGCTGAAGGAAGAAACCTCTAAGAGAAGTAGGCCTGAGAGTAGGTTCTACAGCCTCGAGGCCTCCTTAATTAAGTTAGCCTCCCCGAGGACGCTTGGAGTCGTTCCGTTTAGAGCTACTGCCTTAGTGAATTTGAGGACGCCTCCTTCAGTTACTTGTAGAGACGTCGCTGAGCTCCTTGAGCAAGTAGTAGGGTCTCTTCTTAGCAGTAGAGAGGGGGTTGAGGGAGGGGTTAGGGTTATAGACTGCGTCGAGGCTTTTAGAGAGCCCTACACCTCTCCACCGGTAAGGGCGCTTCAACGAGCCATAATTAAGCAGCTAGGGAGGAAGCCTAAGCTCCTCCTTAAGACAGGGACTGGGGACGTGAACGTGGCTAAGCGTAGCTGGCCAATACCCATGGCGGTCTACGGCCCAGGGGACTCCAGGCTCGACCATACCGACGAGGAGAACATAGTGCTCCAGGACTACTTAGACTCGATAAGGGTTTGCGCCGAGGCCTTGAAACAGCTCGAGCAAATACACTTCGCTACTGCTAAGCTAAGCTCAGCGTGA
- the lysX gene encoding lysine biosynthesis protein LysX — translation MKLCIFYDRVRAEEKMLYEAARKLGVETLMYDSKDFYASAVDSSLLEPVGGVDVVVQRCVSHYRALHSTMLLEHKGLPVVNSYRCIDLCGNKLMTTLLLSQASVPTPKTYVAFTKEAALRALDEVGYPAVLKPVLGSWGRLLSLIRDPREAEAIIERREHLPPIYQVYYVQEYVKRPPRDIRSFVIDGEVVAAIYRYSAPGEWRTNTALGGRAVNCPVTPELEEVSLKAAKVVEGFFLGVDLMEGPSGLLVHEVNAVVEFRNSVPATGVNIPGLAIQHIVKAFKR, via the coding sequence ATGAAGCTTTGCATATTTTACGATAGGGTACGCGCTGAGGAGAAGATGCTGTACGAAGCTGCGCGTAAGCTTGGGGTCGAGACCTTAATGTATGACTCTAAGGACTTCTACGCCTCGGCTGTCGACTCCTCCCTCCTCGAGCCCGTGGGCGGGGTGGACGTAGTCGTTCAGCGCTGCGTTAGTCACTATAGAGCCCTCCACTCAACTATGCTGCTTGAGCATAAAGGCCTCCCCGTCGTTAATAGCTATCGCTGCATCGACCTCTGCGGCAATAAGCTAATGACCACCCTCCTCCTAAGCCAAGCTAGCGTGCCTACCCCTAAGACCTACGTAGCCTTCACTAAGGAGGCTGCGCTAAGGGCCCTCGACGAGGTAGGCTACCCAGCTGTGTTAAAGCCTGTCTTAGGCAGCTGGGGGAGGCTTCTATCGCTAATAAGGGATCCTAGGGAGGCTGAGGCAATAATAGAGCGCCGTGAACACCTCCCGCCAATATACCAAGTGTACTACGTCCAAGAGTACGTGAAGCGTCCGCCTCGCGACATTAGGAGCTTCGTTATCGACGGGGAGGTCGTAGCCGCTATTTACCGATACTCGGCGCCTGGTGAGTGGAGGACTAATACCGCGCTAGGCGGCAGGGCGGTTAACTGCCCCGTCACCCCTGAGCTGGAGGAAGTTAGCTTAAAGGCAGCTAAGGTAGTTGAAGGCTTCTTCCTTGGCGTAGACCTCATGGAGGGCCCTAGCGGCCTACTCGTCCACGAGGTAAACGCCGTCGTTGAGTTCAGGAATAGTGTGCCAGCGACTGGAGTTAATATTCCTGGGCTGGCCATACAGCACATAGTGAAGGCCTTCAAGCGCTAA
- a CDS encoding VTT domain-containing protein, giving the protein MRTSCFSLSEEAVSSAEELIYSLIMNYGYLGAFLSALLSHLVPFIALPYLAVVWLLASTMPGLNPWMIGVLSGLGAGLGKASSYLIGRGGASIVGEERKRQLEALRGLLKDYAGLAALLASATPIPDDVVLIPVGMVRYSLWKYLAATVIGKVFLCTTVSLFASKFGEALRWLIGVEGGWVGVAASVAIMLLFSAFILRVDWLAVAEEVSRSGWRGFADRVRREGLGFLFTKRPRPP; this is encoded by the coding sequence ATGCGTACTTCGTGCTTCTCGCTGAGCGAAGAGGCTGTGAGCAGTGCTGAGGAGCTTATCTACTCTCTAATAATGAACTACGGCTACCTAGGCGCTTTCCTATCTGCCCTCCTATCCCACCTAGTCCCCTTCATAGCCCTCCCCTACCTAGCGGTTGTTTGGCTACTGGCCTCGACGATGCCTGGCCTTAACCCGTGGATGATAGGCGTCCTGAGCGGGCTGGGCGCTGGGCTAGGTAAGGCGTCCTCCTACCTTATTGGTAGAGGAGGCGCCTCTATAGTAGGTGAGGAGCGTAAGAGGCAGCTTGAAGCTCTTAGAGGCCTCCTGAAGGACTATGCTGGCTTAGCCGCGCTCCTCGCGTCAGCCACCCCGATCCCTGACGACGTCGTCCTCATACCCGTGGGGATGGTGCGCTACTCACTGTGGAAGTACCTAGCCGCCACCGTTATAGGCAAAGTGTTTTTATGCACCACGGTCTCCTTGTTTGCGTCTAAGTTCGGCGAGGCCCTGAGGTGGCTTATTGGAGTAGAGGGTGGCTGGGTAGGGGTGGCCGCGTCAGTAGCTATCATGTTACTCTTCAGCGCCTTCATTCTTCGCGTCGACTGGCTAGCCGTGGCTGAGGAGGTAAGTAGGTCTGGCTGGAGGGGCTTCGCTGATAGAGTTAGGCGTGAAGGCCTAGGCTTCCTCTTTACTAAGCGCCCCCGCCCTCCTTAA
- a CDS encoding 4Fe-4S binding protein has protein sequence MRAHYGYRDGSGAYFIIVDTDKCDGCGKCVEACPQKVLEVVPNDYDIEGGMMASVREEHRWKLKYSCAPCKPVSRQATPPCIAACPTRAIEHSW, from the coding sequence ATGAGGGCTCACTACGGCTATAGGGATGGGTCGGGGGCCTACTTCATTATAGTCGACACCGATAAGTGCGATGGGTGCGGCAAGTGCGTAGAGGCCTGCCCTCAGAAAGTGTTGGAGGTCGTGCCGAACGACTACGATATCGAGGGGGGGATGATGGCCTCTGTTAGAGAGGAGCACCGCTGGAAGCTAAAGTACAGCTGCGCGCCCTGTAAGCCGGTCAGTAGGCAAGCCACTCCTCCATGTATAGCTGCCTGCCCGACCAGAGCTATCGAGCACAGCTGGTAG
- a CDS encoding FAD-dependent oxidoreductase — translation MARFIVDGAEVEARPGESVLKAALSAGIYIPHLCYHPDLPPLSQSHLSVEKVYLDGVEVVGEAGRDHEGCRLCLIKVEGVGELVRACVTEARDGMVVHTNLPEVVEARRKRLAEILATHPHACLTCANREGCDRIRCSLNVPQDERCCVLLGRCELGKVADYVGIPPETAKYVPRGLPVVKEEPLFVRDYNLCVGCARCVRMCGDVRGVKALAFTATSRGVVVGTVASTLKDSGCKFCGSCVEVCPTGALLDKDVDPAKRIEMLVPCKHACPAGVDVPSYVRLIAEGREDEALAVIREKVPFPGVLGYVCMRPCEDKCRRGKVNEAIAIRALKRYVYRGEGLKWRPLRRGQPTGKRVAIVGSGPAGLTAAYILALKGHDVTVFEAEKVPGGMMAIAIPKHRLPREVLEAEVKEVEAAGVELKLGHRVTNLDRLLREFDAVLLATGAQLSPKLGIEGEDLQGVYQALDFLRRVNLEGGVEVGRRVVVVGGGNTAMDCARTALRLGAEEVVVSYRRTRDEMPAHPIEVAEAEEEGVKFLFLTAPVRIVGEGGRARGVELIRMRLEELDEKGRRRPVPIEGSEFLVEADCVIVAIGQLVDTSIIPKGLGVKLSPRGTVEVKPETLETSVRGLFAAGDVVSGPASVIEAVAAGRLAASSIDKFLGGSGVVEPSLTRPPPPKPWLGRDENFAYWPRINPPLLPPSERRACFATVEGDFSKDQAVREASRCLRCDLRLTISSPILPPERWVSFTAEAIEAVPEVEGVIQLLSENKEVIYIKGTANMREELRQLLGTAAEAKYFTWEEAKMYTSRESELLQRFIQLHGRLPKMNLGLEEELYE, via the coding sequence ATGGCTAGGTTTATTGTCGATGGAGCTGAGGTAGAAGCTAGGCCAGGCGAGAGCGTCTTAAAAGCCGCCCTCAGCGCAGGCATCTACATACCTCACCTATGTTACCATCCTGACCTACCTCCACTGAGCCAGTCGCACCTCTCAGTTGAGAAGGTCTACCTCGACGGGGTGGAGGTCGTGGGCGAGGCAGGTAGAGATCACGAGGGGTGTAGGCTGTGCTTAATTAAAGTGGAGGGGGTTGGGGAGCTCGTCAGGGCGTGCGTCACTGAGGCTAGGGATGGAATGGTGGTACACACTAACCTACCAGAAGTCGTTGAGGCTAGGCGTAAGAGGCTAGCTGAAATCCTAGCCACGCACCCTCACGCCTGCCTTACTTGTGCCAATCGCGAGGGGTGCGATAGAATAAGGTGCTCTCTAAACGTTCCTCAAGATGAGCGCTGCTGCGTACTACTCGGGCGCTGCGAGCTAGGGAAGGTGGCTGACTACGTAGGGATCCCCCCCGAGACCGCTAAGTACGTGCCTAGGGGGCTGCCTGTAGTGAAAGAGGAGCCTCTCTTCGTAAGGGACTACAACCTATGCGTAGGCTGTGCTCGCTGCGTAAGGATGTGCGGAGACGTCAGGGGGGTCAAGGCCCTGGCATTTACTGCGACAAGTAGAGGCGTCGTGGTGGGCACCGTAGCCTCCACGCTAAAAGACTCGGGCTGTAAGTTCTGCGGGTCTTGCGTTGAGGTGTGTCCGACGGGCGCCCTCTTAGATAAGGACGTCGACCCGGCTAAGAGAATTGAGATGCTAGTGCCGTGCAAGCACGCTTGTCCAGCCGGAGTAGACGTGCCTAGCTACGTCAGGCTGATAGCTGAGGGGAGAGAGGACGAAGCCCTCGCGGTTATCAGAGAGAAGGTTCCTTTCCCAGGGGTCCTCGGCTACGTGTGCATGAGGCCTTGTGAAGATAAGTGCAGGAGGGGTAAGGTGAACGAGGCCATCGCCATAAGGGCCTTGAAGCGCTATGTATACCGAGGAGAGGGCTTGAAGTGGAGGCCCTTGAGGAGGGGACAGCCGACGGGAAAGCGGGTAGCCATAGTAGGCTCAGGCCCAGCTGGGTTGACGGCTGCCTACATACTGGCGCTAAAGGGACACGACGTAACAGTGTTCGAGGCTGAGAAGGTGCCCGGGGGGATGATGGCCATCGCCATCCCTAAGCACAGGCTGCCTCGCGAGGTCCTAGAGGCTGAGGTGAAGGAGGTCGAGGCCGCAGGGGTCGAGCTTAAGCTAGGCCATCGAGTAACGAACCTAGATAGGCTACTAAGGGAGTTCGACGCCGTCTTACTAGCCACTGGGGCTCAGCTAAGCCCTAAGCTAGGCATAGAGGGTGAAGACTTGCAGGGAGTGTACCAAGCCCTAGACTTCCTAAGAAGGGTCAACTTAGAGGGGGGCGTTGAAGTAGGCAGGAGGGTGGTCGTAGTGGGAGGCGGGAACACAGCCATGGACTGCGCTAGGACAGCGCTTAGGCTCGGGGCCGAGGAGGTAGTCGTGTCCTATAGGAGGACCCGCGATGAAATGCCGGCCCACCCGATTGAAGTAGCTGAAGCTGAGGAAGAGGGGGTCAAGTTCCTATTCCTCACAGCTCCGGTCAGGATCGTGGGGGAGGGCGGGAGGGCCCGAGGGGTTGAGCTAATTAGAATGAGGCTGGAGGAGTTAGACGAAAAGGGTAGGCGTAGGCCAGTACCGATTGAGGGGTCTGAGTTCTTAGTTGAAGCTGACTGCGTAATAGTCGCCATAGGCCAGCTGGTCGATACCTCCATAATCCCAAAGGGGCTGGGAGTTAAGCTATCTCCCAGGGGCACGGTGGAGGTTAAGCCTGAGACGCTCGAGACCAGCGTCAGAGGGCTTTTCGCAGCTGGCGACGTAGTATCTGGGCCAGCCTCAGTAATAGAGGCTGTGGCGGCGGGGAGGCTAGCTGCCTCTAGCATCGATAAGTTCCTCGGAGGAAGCGGTGTCGTAGAGCCCTCCTTAACGAGGCCCCCGCCCCCTAAGCCGTGGCTTGGTAGAGATGAGAACTTCGCCTACTGGCCGCGCATAAACCCGCCTCTACTACCACCTAGTGAGCGAAGGGCTTGCTTCGCGACCGTTGAGGGGGACTTCTCTAAGGACCAGGCTGTTAGAGAGGCCTCTAGGTGCTTAAGGTGCGACCTAAGGCTCACCATATCCTCACCAATACTACCACCTGAGCGCTGGGTAAGTTTCACAGCCGAGGCCATAGAGGCAGTACCAGAAGTAGAGGGAGTAATACAGCTGCTAAGCGAAAACAAGGAGGTCATATACATTAAGGGGACGGCGAATATGAGGGAGGAGCTTAGACAGCTCCTCGGCACAGCGGCAGAGGCAAAGTACTTCACCTGGGAGGAGGCGAAGATGTATACTTCGAGAGAGAGCGAGCTACTACAGCGGTTCATCCAGCTCCACGGGAGGCTGCCTAAGATGAACCTAGGCCTGGAAGAAGAGCTCTACGAGTAA